The following proteins are encoded in a genomic region of Topomyia yanbarensis strain Yona2022 unplaced genomic scaffold, ASM3024719v1 HiC_scaffold_17, whole genome shotgun sequence:
- the LOC131694841 gene encoding zinc finger protein 492-like, translating to MVQPASHSAVAAPMVAPNQALGLIAQIAATAGSVAIGSVGNTVRHTLIGMFSGSYSQEAASPGQAAPVSGEANTPAGPCSWKIKQLLSCTQGQAECDSQTTQSASPGDNFTHATVLQTTTNKTYECGMCDQSFSKKRQLAVYKRVHAGTRSYSCDICGKAYTKGINLSQHKRIHTGEPRHRCRICGREFFTSEQLDQHRLNHKDQAYICDICSRKFTENSSLTRHKLINASERSHKCDICGIEFITSAELTRHMRMDTGERPYKCDICGKGYVERNSLKRHQRVHIDMNLADQIFSCDICGRKFLKSKERTQPKLIHSKDREFRCEVCGGGFIKYSHVTRHMQIHTNERPYKCDLCEQEFLRRAHLTQHNRRYVGERPHDCDLCVKRFVERSHLMGNKKLHDRSRNGSMRKGKIKDSTATESIHAFAGGGNGKIEEEKQVLT from the exons atggtccagcctgcgtCACACTCGGCTGTCGCTGCACCAATGGTAGCTCCCAACCAGGCACTTGGATTAATTGCTCAAATCGCAGCTACTGCTGGTAGTGTAGCGATCGGCTCCGTCGGTAATACCGTTAGACATACCCTCATCGGAATGTTCAGCGGTTCCTATTCACAAGAGGCAGCCTCGCCAGGACAGGCTGCCCCGGTATCGGGCGAGgcaaacactccggcaggaccatgctcgtggaagATCAAGCAGTTATTATCTTGTACCCAAGGCCAGGCCGAGTGTGATTC ACAGACAACACAATCAGCAAGTCCAGGTGACAATTTCACACATGCCACCGTACTGCAAACAACCACCAACAAAACCTATGAATGCGGAATGTGTGACCAATCATTCTCCAAGAAGAGACAGCTGGCAGTTTACAAGCGCGTACATGCCGGCACGCGATCGTACTCCTGTGATATTTGCGGTAAAGCATACACCAAGGGTATAAATCTAAGCCAGCACAAACGGATACACACCGGCGAACCACGGCACCGTTGTCGGATATGTGGCAGAGAATTTTTCACTTCTGAGCAATTGGATCAGCACCGGCTTAACCATAAAGATCAGGCTTACATTTGCGATATCTGCAGTAGGAAGTTTACCGAAAACAGTAGTCTCACGCGACACAAACTTATCAATGCGAGTGAGAGATCGCACAAGTGCGATATTTGTGGCATAGAATTCATAACTAGTGCTGAACTCACTCGCCACATGCGCATGGATACTGGCGAGCGTCCGTATAAGTGCGATATCTGTGGCAAAGGCTACGTAGAAAGAAACAGTTTGAAACGTCACCAGCGTGTTCACATCGATATGAATCTTGCGGATCAGATATTTAGTTGCGACATCTGTGGTAGAAAGTTTCTTAAATCTAAAGAACGTACGCAGCCCAAACTTATCCACAGCAAAGATCGAGAATTCAGATGTGAAGTCTGTGGTGGCGGGTTTATAAAATATTCTCACGTGACTCGGCACATGCAAATCCATACAAACGAACGCCCGTACAAATGTGATCTCTGCGAGCAGGAGTTTCTTCGAAGAGCACATTTGACCCAGCATAATCGCAGGTATGTTGGCGAACGACCCCATGACTGTGATTTGTGTGTAAAAAGATTCGTTGAACGTAGTCATTTGATGGGAAACAAGAAGCTGCACGACAGGTCAAGGAATGGTAGCATGCGAAAAGGAAAAATTAAGGATTCTACCGCGACCGAAAGCATCCACGCGTTCGCTGGAGGCGGTAATGGGAAAATAGAAGAGGAAAAGCAAGTTCTAACATAA
- the LOC131694852 gene encoding uncharacterized protein LOC131694852 — MSPFDPAGLLCFFLIHGKVLIQELWRAKTTWDQLIPEELLGKWMRWTSLFKHLDQISIPRCYFPQRSVKDILSLQLHIYVDASEEAYACVAYFRAVFPDGISVALVGGKSKVAPLKAHSIPRLELMAAVIGVRLMKTILTGHSLVVEKTVLWCDSKTVLAWINSDHRRYRQFVACRVGEILSKSEAKQWRWISSRKNVADDATKWGKGPCLSSGGRWFRGDNDLYLPEDQWTVDADSVGATTDEELRSCLVHKEVIVPPQLVRWERFSKLTHLYRSVAHVHRYVQNLRRTVKRETRLDGPLTQEELATAETTIFRWVQCEQYPDEVATLSVMRDKQPGQQARLEKTSKIYKLSPYLDEAGVIRSDGRISAATVAAFDTKFPVILPKAHPVTRLLVEWYHQRFLHANGETVVNEVRQRFHISQLRPFVRKVAKECALCKVKKPSLATPRMAPLPAARLQAYVRPFSYVGVDYFGPIGVRVNRSIAKRWVALFTCMTTRAIHLEVAHTLSTESCKMAIRRFIGRRGAPVEIRSDRGTNFVGSSNELKQEMGKIERQLAETFTNANTKWVFNPPGSPHMGGAWERLVRSVKTALAAMESSRTPNEETLATLLVEAESVVNSRPLTYIPLETAQQEALTPNHFLLMSSSGVTQTPKTLTDPRQACRSDWNLCRTMVDQFWRRWVREYLPTIARRTKWFEETKPIEVGDSVIIVEEKIRNGWIRGRVAKVVVGRDGRVRDAVVQTPDGMVHRPVAKLARIDIEKVGLQPGTAEGKAEPEIANQPYGSGSVTVCPADPFQLHGRPPVGEGQF; from the coding sequence ATGAGCCCATTCGATCCGGCAGGATTGTTGTGTTTTTTCCTCATACACGGCAAGGTACTAATCCAGGAGCTGTGGAGGGCGAAGACGACATGGGATCAACTAATTCCGGAGGAGTTACTTGGGAAGTGGATGCGGTGGACGAGTTTGTTCAAACATCTGGACCAGATTAGCATTCCGCGTTGCTACTTTCCGCAACGTTCGGTGAAAGATATCTTGTCGCTGCAACTGCATATCTACGTGGATGCTAGCGAAGAAGCTTATGCGTGTGTCGCTTACTTTCGGGCGGTATTTCCGGATGGGATTTCTGTTGCGTTAGTCGGTGGGAAATCCAAGGTGGCTCCACTGAAGGCACACTCCATCCCACGGTTGGAGTTGATGGCAGCGGTAATCGGAGTTCGCTTGATGAAGACCATCCTCACTGGGCACTCGCTCGTAGTCGAGAAGACAGTGTTATGGTGTGACTCTAAGACGGTGCTGGCTTGGATAAATTCAGATCATCGAAGATATCGCCAGTTCGTAGCTTGCCGAGTAGGTGAGATTTTGTCCAAGTCGGAGGCGAAGCAATGGCGTTGGATATCATCGAGAAAGAACGTCGCCGACGATGCGACAAAGTGGGGAAAAGGGCCGTGTTTGTCCTCAGGCGGCCGTTGGTTCCGTGGTGACAACGATTTATATTTGCCAGAAGATCAATGGACCGTAGATGCAGATTCAGTCGGCGCGACGACCGACGAAGAGCTGAGGTCGTGTTTGGTGCACAAGGAGGTTATCGTACCGCCACAACTTGTGAGGTGGGAGCGATTCTCGAAACTGACGCATTTGTATCGATCGGTAGCACATGTTCATCGCTACGTACAAAATCTACGGCGAACGGTAAAACGAGAGACTCGACTGGACGGACCACTCACTCAAGAGGAATTAGCAACAGCCGAAACCACAATCTTTCGTTGGGTGCAGTGTGAGCAGTATCCGGACGAGGTAGCGACTTTGTCAGTAATGCGGGACAAGCAGCCAGGACAACAGGCGCGGCTAGAGAAAACCAGCAAAATATACAAACTGTCTCCGTACTTGGACGAAGCAGGTGTTATTCGTTCTGATGGAAGGATATCTGCTGCGACCGTCGCCGCGTTTGACACTAAGTTTCCAGTAATATTGCCGAAAGCCCATCCAGTGACTAGACTGCTGGTTGAATGGTACCACCAACGATTTCTTCACGCCAATGGCGAGACTGTCGTGAACGAAGTGAGACAGCGTTTCCACATATCGCAACTGCGCCCGTTCGTGCGTAAGGTGGCTAAAGAGTGCGCCTTGTGTAAAGTCAAGAAGCCAAGTCTGGCGACACCCCGAATGGCTCCACTCCCGGCGGCCAGGTTGCAGGCGTACGTACGTCCATTTTCCTACGTAGGCGTCGACTATTTCGGGCCGATCGGCGTGCGGGTGAACCGAAGTATTGCAAAACGATGGGTAGCTCTGTTCACGTGTATGACCACACGAGCAATCCATCTCGAAGTCGCTCACACACTTTCAACGGAATCTTGCAAGATGGCGATCAGGCGTTTCATCGGACGCAGAGGAGCACCTGTGGAGATCCGCAGCGACAGGGGCACAAATTTCGTGGGATCGAGCAACGAACTTAAGCAGGAGATGGGCAAAATCGAGCGCCAGCTTGCCGAAACGTTCACCAATGCGAACACGAAATGGGTGTTTAACCcacctggatcacctcacatggGTGGCGCCTGGGAGCGTCTAGTGCGGTCGGTGAAAACCGCTCTTGCTGCAATGGAGTCTTCTCGAACGCCGAACGAAGAAACGCTGGCAACGTTGCTAGTGGAAGCTGAGAGTGTGGTCAATTCGAGACCGCTAACATATATTCCTCTGGAGACGGCGCAACAGGAGGCTCTAACACCGAACCACTTTCTTCTAATGAGCTCGAGCGGCGTAACGCAGACTCCGAAGACGCTTACGGATCCAAGACAAGCCTGCAGGAGCGACTGGAATCTATGCCGTACAATGGTAGATCAGTTTTGGCGCCGGTGGGTGCGGGAATATCTTCCTACCATCGCACGTCGTACCAAGTGGTTTGAGGAGACAAAACCGATCGAGGTAGGAGATTCGGTGATCATCGTGGAGGAGAAGATACGCAACGGATGGATTCGAGGACGTGTAGCCAAGGTCGTGGTGGGCCGAGATGGGCGAGTTCGCGATGCCGTGGTGCAGACTCCCGACGGAATGGTGCATCGACCTGTAGCAAAGCTGGCGCGGATCGACATAGAAAAGGTGGGGCTTCAGCCGGGAACAGCAGAAGGTAAAGCTGAACCGGAGATAGCTAACCAGCCTTACGGGTCGGGGAGTGTTACGGTATGTCCCGCTGACCCCTTCCAACTCCACGGTCGACCACCTGTCGGTGAAGGACAATTTTGA
- the LOC131694842 gene encoding uncharacterized protein LOC131694842, translating into MPNCTGSAPTVETHCNQCNEPDTDRMVSCCHCDSWWHFTCVGVNDSIDATDRPFTCPNCQRPSAQIPVIDAPGSKANSKAGTSTSTCSAGAIRARLQLERLEAQKALAMKRIELERREHERKMEQEKQKKEAEFERRQLQLEQAVMNESFRLREVIDLGGEGDEDNRSVASVQSSFSKVQQWKAAHSTLVVPTEKAPAIGTSNATTATGIQARQDGMQQPTSINEGILEAALAGISLGQSGFEPTLGGIIGRAESTTAPIVGRGQANIFSVTSALARPSKGIANVIPKQHAFQNYPFPLTQPPPAGNSFIIPRVGNPNFAIAAQSTAVNRDSAGPIRGPVTVEELLGGEYSQSYAGQPLPSVIPTEQRFSRRQTVPPGIQLGPQEQPRFAEFQAGAQQPPLHDEQAYWGPTPRQLAARHVMNKELPIFSGNPEDWPLFISSYVNSTQTCGFSNEENLARLQRCLKGHALESVRSRLLLPASVPNVLATLETLYGRPELLIHALLQRIRGVPAPKQERLDTLIGFGMAVQNFCDHLEAGRHEAHLNNPMLLFELVEKLPAHMKLDWSLYKQRCGEVNLRSFSQYMQTLVRAASDVTVNYDPRPQPVQQQRIVKEKNGKDKNFCGTHSMEDSSLMATNKEASGVTMRPSSPACFICKNPGHRVKDCSEFDKKTVDERWETIQKLGLCRLCLGAHGRRPCKNRKQCDIDGCQRRHHPLLHSKRDTNEAQQARENGKTPGNGCKKFGNDGNSAKNGSRQESNEAKPSSSKAVTNHHSAGKTTLFRIIPVTLYGNNRSVSVYAFLDDGSERTLIDEELVKDLGVVGDPQPLCLQWTANVKRSEANSQRVALEIAGRSGASKHSLSDVRTVSKLDLPRQSLRYAELAETFPYLKGLPIDDYDQAVPRILIGNDNAHVTSTLKLRDGRPGEPIAAKSRLGWTVYGSNQDKSGDIVHSFHICECQEAEQTLHELVEKFFSVESLGIMEVAHPESAETQRANRILMETTKRVGQRFETGLLWKYDSFEFPDSYQMAVRRLQYLERRMQRDLLIGESVRRQLSEYQAKGYIHKATRKELDDSDPRRTWYLPLGVVINPKKPSKVRIFCDAAAKVDGVALNTMLLKGPDLLNTLLNVLYGFREKRVALCADLKEMFHQIRIRREDRHAQRLLWRDDPTQAPDVYLMDVATFGATCSPCSAQFVKNLNAKEHSRQYPVAADAIIRKHYVDDYLDSADDVDVALAMKRIELERRESR; encoded by the coding sequence ATGCCGAATTGTACAGGAAGTGCCCCCACCGTGGAAACACACTGTAACCAGTGTAATGAACCTGACACGGATCGGATGGTAAGCTGTTGTCACTGCGATTCGTGGTGGCATTTTACCTGTGTGGGTGTGAACGACAGCATTGATGCGACAGACCGACCGTTTACATGCCCAAACTGTCAGAGACCGTCGGCACAGATTCCGGTGATTGATGCACCCGGAAGCAAGGCTAACAGCAAAGCAGGAACGAGCACTTCAACCTGTAGTGCTGGAGCAATAAGGGCTCGCCTACAGCTCGAGAGACTTGAGGCCCAGAAGGCTTTGGCGATGAAGCGTATAGAGTTGGAGCGCCGGGAGCACGAGCGGAAGATGGAGCAAGAGAAGCAGAAAAAGGAAGCAGAGTTTGAGCGGAGGCAATTGCAGCTAGAGCAGGCGGTAATGAACGAGTCATTCCGTTTGAGAGAGGTGATTGACCTAGGTGGGGAAGGCGATGAAGACAACCGGAGTGTCGCCTCAGTGCAGAGTTCCTTCAGCAAGGTACAGCAGTGGAAGGCCGCCCATTCGACGTTGGTTGTCCCGACGGAGAAGGCTCCAGCTATTGGTACGAGTAACGCGACGACCGCAACTGGAATACAAGCTAGGCAGGACGGCATGCAGCAACCAACTAGCATTAACGAGGGTATTCTAGAAGCAGCGTTGGCAGGTATTTCGTTAGGGCAGTCAGGGTTTGAGCCAACGTTAGGGGGTATTATCGGTCGAGCCGAAAGCACAACAGCGCCAATAGTTGGTAGAGGTCAGGCTAACATTTTCTCGGTTACCTCCGCGCTCGCCAGGCCTAGCAAAGGCATCGCAAATGTAATCCCCAAGCAGCATGCTTTCCAAAACTATCCCTTTCCTCTCACCCAGCCTCCTCCAGCAGGCAATTCGTTTATCATTCCGCGAGTTGGTAATCCGAATTTTGCAATCGCCGCGCAATCGACCGCAGTGAATAGAGATAGTGCAGGCCCGATTAGAGGTCCAGTGACAGTGGAAGAATTACTGGGAGGAGAGTATTCCCAGTCGTACGCCGGCCAACCGTTACCGTCTGTGATCCCCACTGAGCAAAGGTTTTCGAGAAGGCAGACGGTGCCACCAGGAATCCAATTGGGACCGCAGGAGCAACCACGGTTTGCGGAGTTCCAGGCTGGTGCGCAGCAACCTCCGTTGCATGACGAGCAGGCGTATTGGGGACCGACACCGCGACAATTGGCGGCAAGACACGTGATGAACAAGGAGTTGCCAATCTTTTCTGGTAATCCGGAGGACTGGCCGCTATTCATTAGCTCGTACGTTAACTCTACTCAGACGTGCGGGTTTTCGAACGAGGAAAATTTGGCGAGGTTGCAACGGTGTTTGAAGGGGCACGCACTTGAATCGGTGCGAAGTCGACTGTTGCTACCGGCGAGCGTCCCAAATGTTTTAGCTACGCTGGAGACACTTTATGGTAGACCGGAATTGTTGATCCATGCGTTGTTGCAGAGGATCCGAGGGGTACCTGCGCCAAAACAGGAAAGACTAGATACGCTAATCGGTTTCGGTATGGCGGTGCAGAATTTTTGTGATCATCTGGAAGCCGGGAGGCATGAAGCGCATCTCAACAATCCGATGCTACTGTTCGAGTTGGTAGAGAAGCTTCCAGCACATATGAAACTTGACTGGTCGCTATACAAGCAGCGCTGCGGGGAAGTGAACCTGCGTTCTTTCTCGCAGTATATGCAGACGCTCGTGCGAGCGGCATCCGACGTGACCGTGAACTACGATCCTAGGCCGCAACCTGTACAGCAGCAGCGAATAGTGAAGGAGAAGAACGGAAAGGACAAAAACTTCTGCGGAACTCACTCAATGGAGGATTCTTCTTTGATGGCGACGAACAAAGAAGCATCTGGCGTTACGATGCGCCCATCAAGCCCAGcgtgtttcatttgcaaaaaccCGGGGCATCGGGTAAAAGACTGCTCAGAGTTCGACAAGAAAACGGTCGATGAACGCTGGGAGACAATACAGAAACTCGGCTTGTGTCGGCTCTGTCTTGGAGCACACGGAAGGCGCCCCTGCAAGAATCGCAAGCAATGCGATATCGACGGGTGTCAACGGCGTCACCACCCTTTGCTGCACTCCAAACGGGACACAAATGAAGCCCAGCAGGCCAGGGAAAACGGAAAGACGCCAGGAAATGGCTGTAAGAAGTTTGGGAACGACGGAAATTCGGCGAAGAATGGGTCCAGGCAAGAATCGAATGAAGCTAAGCCAAGTAGTTCCAAAGCTGTCACCAACCATCATTCCGCTGGGAAGACTACGCTTTTTCGTATTATTCCAGTGACTTTGTATGGGAACAATCGATCTGTGTCCGTGTATGCTTTCTTGGACGACGGCTCGGAGAGAACGCTGATTGACGAAGAGTTGGTAAAGGACCTTGGGGTTGTAGGAGATCCGCAACCATTGTGCTTGCAGTGGACGGCGAACGTGAAGAGGTCAGAAGCTAATTCTCAACGGGTCGCATTGGAAATAGCAGGACGGTCAGGggcatccaaacattctttgtcGGACGTGCGCACCGTAAGCAAGCTGGACTTACCACGACAATCCTTGCGGTATGCGGAACTCGCAGAAACCTTTCCGTACCTAAAGGGCCTACCGATCGATGATTACGATCAAGCGGTACCGCGCATCCTCATCGGAAACGACAACGCTCACGTTACATCGACACTCAAGCTACGAGATGGCCGACCGGGAGAGCCGATAGCAGCAAAATCACGTTTGGGATGGACGGTTTACGGATCCAACCAGGACAAGTCAGGGGATATCGTTCATAGTTTCCACATATGCGAGTGCCAGGAGGCCGAGCAGACCCTACATGAGCTCGTGGAGAAGTTTTTCTCAGTCGAGAGTCTGGGAATAATGGAAGTCGCCCATCCTGAGTCCGCGGAAACTCAACGAGCAAATCGGATCCTGATGGAAACTACTAAGCGGGTCGGACAGCGATTCGAAACTGGGCTTCTCTGGAAGTACGATAGCTTCGAGTTCCCGGACAGCTACCAGATGGCGGTTCGACGACTGCAGTATTTGGAAAGGCGTATGCAGAGGGATTTACTCATCGGCGAAAGTGTGAGGAGACAGCTTTCTGAGTATCAAGCGAAAGGGTACATACACAAAGCGACCCGGAAGGAGCTCGATGATTCAGATCCACGGCGTACGTGGTACTTACCTTTAGGAGTGGTCATCAATCCCAAGAAGCCGTCCAAGGTTCGTATCTTCTGCGATGCAGCGGCCAAAGTGGATGGAGTCGCACTCAACACGATGCTGTTGAAAGGGCCGGATCTGCTAAATACGTTGCTCAATGTTCTATACGGATTCCGGGAGAAACGGGTCGCTCTGTGCGCAGATCTGAAGGAGATGTTTCACCAGATTCGGATTCGACGAGAAGATCGACATGCGCAACGACTGCTTTGGCGAGATGATCCTACACAAGCCCCCGATGTGTATTTGATGGACGTCGCAACGTTTGGTGCAACGTGTTCACCGTGTTCGGCACAATTCGTGAAGAATTTGAACGCTAAGGAGCATTCAAGACAGTATCCAGTTGCAGCCGACGCAATTATCCGGAAGCACTACGTGGATGACTACTTGGACAGCGCTGACGACGTTGACGTTGCTTTGGCGATGAAGCGTATAGAGTTGGAGCGCCGGGAGAGCCGATAG